A window from Rhodobium gokarnense encodes these proteins:
- a CDS encoding ABC transporter ATP-binding protein — MTTDAATTAPPTVSVRNLALRLPGGADRAYALNDLSFDLPAGEILCIVGESGSGKSLCAQTLMGLLPPVIHVERGEALFDGRDLFKVDARTMRDMRGRAIGMIFQEPMTALNPSMRIGDQIAEVFEAHGLLTRAERHAKVLDLAREVRLPDPERIVRAYPHQLSGGQRQRAMIAMALALEPKLLIADEPTTALDVTTQAQILRLIRDIQQRRGTSVIFITHDFGVVADIADRVLVLQEGDVVESGTAREVLENPRHPYTRALLAAVPTGVPPKREDVDAHPIACSVIGLNKSYRTKSGMFGDRRIVCAVDDVSFQIHRGETLGLVGESGSGKSTVARLVTRIDEPDSGQIRLGGEDFGAMKGEELRRRRSRIQMVFQDPFASLNPRRKVGLSIADGPMSNGVPRAKALSDARDLLVLVGLDPKAAGRLPHEFSGGQRQRIGIARALALEPDVLVADEAVSALDVTVQAQVLDLLEELRKRLDLAMLFITHDLHVAAQICDRLAVMRQGKIVETGPTAEIFTNPRHPYTRELLAAIPRAGSAHGNDGQG; from the coding sequence ATGACCACTGACGCCGCCACCACCGCTCCGCCCACGGTCTCGGTCCGGAACCTGGCTCTCCGGCTGCCCGGCGGCGCCGACCGCGCCTATGCGCTGAACGACCTCAGCTTCGATCTGCCGGCCGGCGAGATCCTGTGCATTGTCGGCGAGTCGGGGTCGGGAAAGTCGCTGTGCGCCCAGACCCTGATGGGCCTGCTGCCCCCCGTGATCCATGTCGAGCGCGGCGAAGCGCTGTTCGACGGACGCGACCTCTTCAAGGTCGATGCCAGGACCATGCGCGACATGCGCGGCCGCGCCATCGGCATGATCTTCCAGGAGCCGATGACCGCCCTGAACCCGTCCATGCGCATCGGCGACCAGATCGCCGAGGTGTTCGAGGCCCACGGCTTGCTGACCCGGGCCGAGCGCCACGCCAAGGTTCTGGACCTTGCCCGGGAGGTCCGGCTCCCCGATCCCGAACGCATCGTGCGCGCCTATCCGCATCAGCTTTCGGGCGGACAGCGGCAACGGGCGATGATCGCCATGGCACTCGCCCTGGAGCCGAAGCTGCTGATCGCCGACGAACCGACCACCGCGCTCGACGTGACGACCCAGGCCCAGATCCTGCGGCTGATCCGCGACATCCAGCAGCGGCGCGGCACCTCCGTGATCTTCATCACCCATGATTTCGGCGTTGTCGCCGACATCGCGGACCGCGTCCTGGTGCTGCAGGAGGGCGACGTGGTGGAATCCGGAACGGCGCGGGAGGTGCTGGAAAATCCGCGCCATCCCTACACCAGGGCGCTCCTTGCCGCCGTACCGACGGGCGTGCCGCCCAAGCGCGAGGACGTCGACGCACACCCGATCGCCTGCTCGGTCATCGGCCTCAACAAGTCCTATCGCACCAAGTCGGGGATGTTCGGCGACCGCCGCATCGTGTGCGCCGTCGACGATGTCAGCTTCCAGATTCACCGCGGCGAGACGCTCGGCCTCGTCGGCGAATCCGGCTCCGGCAAGTCGACCGTGGCCCGGCTGGTCACCCGTATCGACGAGCCCGATTCCGGCCAGATCCGCCTCGGCGGCGAGGATTTCGGCGCCATGAAGGGCGAAGAGCTGCGGCGCCGGCGCAGCCGCATCCAGATGGTGTTCCAGGACCCGTTCGCCTCGCTCAATCCGCGCCGCAAGGTCGGGCTGAGCATCGCCGACGGACCGATGTCGAACGGCGTGCCGCGCGCCAAGGCGCTGAGCGACGCGCGCGACCTTCTGGTGCTGGTCGGGCTCGATCCGAAGGCGGCCGGCCGGCTGCCGCACGAGTTCTCCGGCGGCCAGCGCCAGCGCATCGGCATCGCCCGCGCGCTTGCGCTCGAACCCGACGTGCTGGTCGCCGACGAAGCGGTCTCCGCCCTCGACGTCACGGTCCAGGCCCAGGTCCTCGACCTCCTGGAGGAACTGAGGAAGCGCCTCGACCTTGCCATGCTGTTCATCACCCATGACCTGCACGTCGCGGCACAGATCTGCGACCGGCTGGCCGTGATGCGGCAGGGCAAGATCGTCGAGACCGGGCCGACGGCGGAAATCTTCACCAATCCCCGGCACCCCTACACGCGCGAGCTGCTTGCCGCGATCCCGCGAGCCGGCAGCGCCCACGGCAACGACGGACAAGGCTGA